One Anser cygnoides isolate HZ-2024a breed goose chromosome 4, Taihu_goose_T2T_genome, whole genome shotgun sequence genomic region harbors:
- the LOC136790751 gene encoding uncharacterized protein, with protein sequence MLNPGLSLVFLLCMASLLPGSLGCSSRPSWATVMWDVAPEDLEHQGIGTESQCSYLPYLLHQLWSSLAQLDATFGSVEVPYGSSTALCLLGGVFLAGICLWRKARRCQREEVSKTPSASSGTCCHCGYSYDSYEVLCRMEENIVLMEKHLRELLLHHPKAGRTQRAKKKRKVEDMEEEESIFFISLESHGSQGGSVTESGGDCSPVNKVC encoded by the exons ATGCTCAACCCGGGGCTCTCCCTTGTCTTCCTGCTCTGCATggcctctctgctccctggcagCCTTGGCTGTTCCAGCCGGCCCTCCTGGGCCACGGTTATGTGGGACGTGGCTCCTGAGGACCTGGAGCACCAGGGCATTGGTACAGAGAGCCAGTGCTCCTACCTGCCCTACCTGCTGCACCAGCTTTGGTCCTCCCTGGCCCAGCTGGATGCAACTTTTGGGTCCGTGGAGGTGCCCTAtgggagcagcacagccctgtgccTGCTCGGTGGGGTTTTCCTTGCAGGGATTTGCTTATGGAGGAAAGCCAGGAGATGCCAGAGAGAG GAGGTGAGCAAGACGCCCTCAGCTTCCTCAGGGACGTGCTGCCACTGTGGATACTCCTACGACAGCTATGAGGTGCTATGCCGGATGGAAGAAAACATCGTCCTGATGGAGAAGCACCTAAGGGAGCTGCTCCTCCACCACCCAAAAGCTGGCAGAACCCAGAGAgccaaaaagaagagaaaggtggAAGAcatggaagaggaggagagcatTTTCTTCATCTCCCTGGAGAGCCACGGCTCCCAAGGAGGCTCTGTGACGGAATCGGGGGGGGATTGCTCCCCAGTGAATAAAGtatgttaa